A single genomic interval of Pseudomonas sp. FeN3W harbors:
- a CDS encoding DUF2059 domain-containing protein, producing MSTFRVQTLRATVLFICISSSAFADSASHAASAERFLQLANADRLAVPVYAQVQQMFAQRFAEVQAPDTKKALLERYQAQANTALDKAIGWDKLKPDLVALYTSQFSETELNQLIDFYESPLGKKMLSKLPELNARSAQLTQVKLESAVPEVNKLLSEMTAELEKQKP from the coding sequence ATGTCAACTTTCCGTGTCCAGACCCTGCGCGCTACAGTGCTGTTCATCTGTATCAGCTCATCGGCTTTCGCCGATAGTGCGAGCCATGCGGCAAGCGCAGAGCGTTTTCTCCAGCTTGCCAATGCTGACCGGCTCGCCGTGCCTGTCTATGCCCAAGTGCAGCAGATGTTTGCGCAGCGTTTTGCCGAAGTGCAGGCGCCAGATACCAAGAAGGCGCTGCTCGAGCGCTATCAGGCTCAGGCCAACACGGCTTTGGACAAAGCTATAGGGTGGGACAAGCTGAAACCGGATCTGGTCGCTTTGTACACCAGCCAATTCTCCGAAACCGAACTGAATCAGCTGATCGATTTTTATGAGTCGCCACTCGGCAAAAAGATGCTCAGCAAGTTGCCGGAGCTCAATGCTCGCTCGGCTCAGCTTACCCAGGTCAAGCTGGAAAGCGCGGTGCCGGAAGTGAACAAGCTGCTGTCCGAAATGACGGCCGAACTCGAAAAACAGAAGCCTTGA
- a CDS encoding BolA family protein, with product MRKLDLIQDALLQALQPEHLEVLDESHTHSRGLETHYKAVIVSEQFTGLNSVKRHQKAYAAMGALMQQIHALALHTYTPEEWTQQGSAPASPVCAGGHK from the coding sequence ATGCGCAAGCTCGATTTGATCCAAGACGCCCTCCTGCAAGCCTTGCAGCCTGAGCACCTTGAAGTGCTCGATGAAAGCCATACACACAGCCGCGGGCTGGAAACCCATTACAAAGCCGTGATCGTCAGCGAGCAGTTCACCGGGCTGAATTCGGTCAAGCGCCACCAGAAGGCCTATGCCGCGATGGGGGCGCTGATGCAACAGATACACGCGCTCGCGCTGCATACCTATACACCTGAGGAGTGGACGCAGCAGGGCTCGGCCCCGGCATCACCGGTTTGCGCTGGCGGGCATAAATAG
- a CDS encoding ABC transporter ATP-binding protein, which yields MADQLSWAEIRRLALHHRKALILANLVAVLATLCSVPIPLLLPLLVDEVLLGTGDSALQIMDRFLPASWETAVGYIGLMLGVTLVLRSSALVFNVLQARLFARLSKDIVYRIRVRLIERLKRIALAEYESLGGGTVAAHLVTDLETIDKFIGDTLSRLLVAVLSIFGTAAILVWMHWQLALLILLFNPLVIYATVQLGKRVKHLKKLENDSTSRFTQALTETLDAIQEVRAGNRQGFFLGRLGLRAREVRDYAVASQWKTDASNRASGLLFQFGIDVFRAAAMLTVLFSDLSIGQMLAVFSYLWFMIGPVEQLLSLQYAFYAAGGALGRINQLLARADEPQYAGGRDPFAGQTTVAIDVRGLRFAYQDEPILEGLDLSIAPGEKVAIVGASGGGKSTLVQLLLGLYQPQAGQIQFGGVPLEEIGLGTVRDNVAVVLQHPALFNDSVRANLMMGRERDDEACWRALEIAQLADTIRQLPNGLDSIVGRSGVRLSGGQRQRLAVARMILAEPKVVILDEATSALDAATEYALHQGLNRFLQGRTTLIIAHRLSAVKQADRVLVFDGGRIAEDGGHQQLIAEGGLYARLYGHLQH from the coding sequence ATGGCTGACCAACTCAGCTGGGCAGAGATACGTCGGCTCGCATTGCACCATCGCAAAGCGCTGATCCTGGCGAATCTGGTTGCCGTGCTGGCGACGCTCTGCAGTGTGCCGATTCCATTGCTACTGCCGCTGTTGGTCGACGAGGTACTGCTCGGAACGGGCGACTCGGCGCTGCAGATCATGGATCGATTCCTGCCAGCCAGCTGGGAAACCGCGGTCGGCTATATCGGGCTCATGCTCGGCGTGACTCTGGTATTGCGGTCTTCTGCGCTGGTGTTCAACGTGTTGCAGGCGCGTCTGTTCGCTCGGTTGTCGAAGGACATCGTGTACCGCATTCGCGTGCGCCTGATCGAGCGGCTCAAGCGCATTGCCCTGGCCGAATACGAAAGCCTCGGCGGCGGCACGGTAGCGGCGCACCTGGTCACTGATCTGGAGACCATCGACAAGTTCATCGGCGATACGCTCAGCCGCCTGCTGGTGGCCGTACTGTCGATTTTCGGCACGGCGGCCATTCTGGTGTGGATGCACTGGCAGCTGGCGTTGTTGATCCTCCTGTTCAACCCGCTTGTGATCTACGCCACGGTGCAGTTGGGCAAGCGCGTGAAGCACCTGAAGAAGCTGGAGAACGACAGCACGTCGCGCTTCACGCAGGCGCTCACGGAAACCCTCGACGCTATCCAGGAGGTGCGCGCTGGCAACCGGCAGGGATTTTTCCTCGGTCGCCTGGGTTTGCGCGCGAGGGAAGTACGCGACTATGCGGTTGCTTCGCAGTGGAAGACCGACGCGTCCAACCGTGCCAGTGGCTTGCTGTTCCAGTTCGGCATTGACGTGTTTCGCGCTGCGGCAATGCTCACCGTGCTGTTTTCCGATCTTTCGATTGGCCAGATGCTGGCGGTGTTCAGCTACCTCTGGTTCATGATCGGTCCGGTGGAGCAGCTGCTGAGCTTGCAGTACGCCTTCTACGCGGCCGGCGGTGCGCTGGGTCGCATCAACCAGTTGCTGGCACGGGCGGACGAGCCGCAGTACGCCGGCGGACGCGATCCTTTCGCCGGCCAGACGACGGTGGCCATCGATGTGCGAGGTTTGCGCTTCGCCTATCAGGATGAACCGATTCTGGAAGGGCTGGACCTCAGCATCGCACCGGGCGAGAAGGTCGCGATCGTCGGGGCCAGCGGTGGCGGCAAGAGCACCCTGGTGCAACTGCTGCTGGGCCTCTATCAGCCGCAGGCCGGGCAGATTCAGTTCGGCGGCGTGCCGCTTGAAGAGATCGGGCTGGGCACTGTGCGCGACAATGTTGCAGTGGTGTTGCAGCACCCTGCGCTGTTCAACGACAGCGTGCGAGCCAATCTGATGATGGGCCGCGAGCGAGATGACGAGGCCTGCTGGCGGGCGCTGGAGATCGCTCAGCTGGCCGATACCATTCGCCAGTTGCCGAACGGTCTGGACAGCATCGTCGGCCGTTCCGGCGTGCGTCTGTCCGGCGGGCAGCGGCAGCGCCTGGCCGTCGCGCGCATGATCCTGGCCGAGCCGAAGGTCGTGATTCTCGATGAGGCCACCTCTGCGCTGGATGCGGCGACGGAGTATGCCCTGCATCAAGGCCTCAATCGTTTCCTTCAGGGGCGTACGACCCTGATCATTGCCCATCGCCTGTCTGCGGTGAAACAGGCGGATCGCGTACTGGTCTTCGACGGTGGCCGTATCGCCGAAGACGGCGGCCACCAGCAGCTCATCGCCGAGGGTGGGCTTTACGCTCGGCTCTATGGACACCTGCAGCATTAG
- a CDS encoding DsbA family protein: MCSWCWGFAPVMTALAEQAAAQGVSLGLRVGGLRREQEAMDQAGRQRTLSYWQAVHSATGQPFNLDKGLPDALIYDTEPACRALVTARSLDESRVWSLSLAIQQAFYQHGCDVTLPSMLVDLAETAGLSRSQFAERYDDSATKAATAADFTWVENLGIAGFPTLLAEHEGQLALVTNGYQPLSALSPLLERWLERNAHG, translated from the coding sequence ATGTGCTCATGGTGCTGGGGGTTCGCGCCGGTAATGACGGCTTTGGCCGAGCAAGCTGCGGCCCAAGGCGTATCGCTTGGGCTGAGGGTGGGCGGTCTGCGTCGTGAACAGGAAGCGATGGATCAGGCCGGGCGTCAGCGCACGCTGTCCTACTGGCAGGCCGTGCACTCGGCAACTGGTCAGCCATTCAATCTTGATAAGGGCTTGCCTGACGCGTTGATCTACGACACGGAGCCCGCCTGCCGTGCGCTTGTCACTGCTCGCAGCCTTGATGAGTCTCGCGTCTGGTCGCTGTCATTGGCGATTCAGCAGGCGTTCTACCAGCACGGATGCGATGTGACCCTGCCGTCGATGCTGGTGGACCTGGCCGAGACCGCAGGTCTTTCGCGCAGTCAGTTCGCCGAGCGTTATGACGACTCGGCCACCAAGGCAGCCACCGCGGCCGACTTCACCTGGGTCGAGAACCTCGGTATCGCCGGCTTCCCCACCTTGCTGGCCGAGCACGAAGGGCAACTGGCGCTGGTCACCAACGGCTATCAACCGCTGTCTGCCCTGAGCCCGCTATTGGAACGTTGGCTGGAGCGTAATGCCCATGGCTGA
- a CDS encoding rhodanese-related sulfurtransferase encodes MTRKIVVAALYKFVSLPDYVALREPLLETLTHNGIKGTLLLAEEGINGTVSGTREAIDALLEWFRSDVRLADIDHKESYCDEQPFYRTKVKLKKEIVTLGVEGVDPNRQVGTYVEPQDWNALIADPEVLLIDTRNDYEVAIGTFEGAVDPKTKSFREFPDYIKAHFDPAKHKKVAMFCTGGIRCEKASSYMLGEGFEEVYHLKGGILKYLEEVPEAQSRWQGDCFVFDNRVTVRHDLSVGEFDLCHACRAPLSMEDRQSEHYAAGISCPHCWNTLSEKTRAGARERQKQIELARQRNQPHPIGRDPRELDR; translated from the coding sequence ATGACACGAAAAATCGTTGTGGCAGCGCTGTACAAGTTCGTATCGCTGCCGGATTACGTTGCGCTGCGCGAACCCCTGCTCGAAACCCTTACGCACAACGGCATCAAGGGCACCTTGTTGTTGGCCGAGGAGGGCATCAATGGCACGGTTTCCGGTACCCGCGAGGCAATCGATGCGCTGCTTGAGTGGTTCCGGAGCGATGTCCGTCTTGCCGACATCGATCACAAGGAATCGTACTGCGACGAGCAGCCTTTCTACCGCACCAAGGTCAAGCTGAAGAAGGAGATCGTCACGCTCGGCGTTGAGGGTGTCGATCCGAATCGGCAGGTCGGAACCTATGTCGAGCCGCAGGACTGGAACGCGCTGATAGCCGATCCGGAAGTGCTGCTGATCGACACTCGTAACGATTACGAAGTGGCGATCGGTACGTTCGAGGGCGCGGTGGACCCGAAAACCAAGTCGTTCCGTGAATTTCCCGACTACATCAAGGCTCACTTCGATCCGGCGAAGCACAAGAAGGTCGCGATGTTCTGTACCGGCGGCATCCGCTGCGAGAAGGCGTCGAGCTATATGCTCGGTGAAGGCTTCGAAGAGGTCTATCACCTCAAGGGCGGCATCCTCAAGTATTTGGAGGAGGTGCCTGAGGCGCAAAGCCGCTGGCAAGGCGACTGCTTCGTGTTCGATAACCGCGTGACCGTGCGGCACGACCTCAGCGTCGGCGAGTTCGATCTGTGCCATGCCTGCCGCGCACCGCTATCCATGGAAGATCGGCAATCGGAGCACTACGCTGCGGGTATCAGTTGTCCACATTGCTGGAATACGCTGAGCGAAAAAACGCGTGCCGGTGCCCGCGAGCGGCAGAAGCAGATCGAGCTGGCGCGTCAGCGCAACCAGCCGCATCCCATCGGCCGCGACCCCCGAGAACTGGATCGCTGA